The DNA region CCCAGTAGTGAGTGTTTTCcactttgctttgtttgcctcccacacacaaacagacagacagggaaaaaggtgaaaagatgCTGATTGAAACGGCAAGAATATAATTAGATATTTGGTGTGCCGTGTGGTGGTCCCCTGTTTGGTCTCAAAGGATCAGAACATGCAGACGAATTATGAATACCAAATCAGTTGCATCTCCACAGCAGAAAatagactttatttatttttttgctgtatatTAGCGCCATCTAGCGAACGCTCATTTTTCTTGAAGGAAGTGACGTAATTTCAAATACCCACCAATCAGCGGCCGCGGCTCAGAATTCAAACGTCAACTCGCAGCGTCGGATATGCTGTGCGATAAAATGGATTATATTACCGTCTAACTTCGCTAAAGCATTTTTTGAGGTTATAATTCACACACCAAATAGTTTTGCGATATACACGTGAAGAACTGGTGAGTTTAGTTTTACTCTCAAATACACCAGACTGCCGTTACCGAAGATAGCTCCTGGCTTGGATTGATTTAACGCTATGCATGCTAACCTAGCTAGCACGTCAGTTTAGTAATTAGTTTCGCTCGGTTTTGCTGTTGATACATTGGACCACGCAAAGAAAACGTTGAACTTTTCAAAGGTCCCGAGCCATGGCGAAAGAACGGGCCCAGAAGAAGTCCTTCGAGCAGAGTCTGGAGGACATCAAGGAGAGGATGAAGGAAAAGAGGAACAAACGGCTGGCTAGTGCTTCAGCTCCTAACAGAGGACGGTCCAGAATGATAAACAAGAGCAATGGTAAGGAAATTAGGTTTGGGTCTTGCACGTCAACAATCACAGTTTCAATGTTaattcaggactttttttttcatatttatgctAAATTGATGGATTGATTCTTTATGTTGTGTCATGCACGCAAACATGTGGGTTTACAAGACAGCAATACAATACCGCTACATTGACCAGTGCAGAATACGTTATCTTTCTACTCAGCCCCCAGCCCCTTTCAAAGACATAACTCAATTTGTTACGGTCTTTTGGCAATATGTTTGAAAAcctataaaatgacaaaattcacCGAACAATGACAGCAGGACACCAAAAAGACAGCAATTGCAATAACAAACAGGAACTCACGTGACAAAGCACAAGACATGCAATGCAGCAAGAAACGGCAGAACatcaatacaaaacaataatacagCAAAAACATACAGCTTTTTAGCACAGGTAGCCATGCAAGCAGCATTAAGAAACCACAAAGCTATCAATTGCATGCGACACGCAGAGCAGCAATAGCACCCAGAAACCGCAATAGACAGTGAACAGAGATAAAATACAATAGTCATTACAATGATCTTAATATATGAGttaacattatatttatatgcaCTAACACACAGGCCAGGCAGCACAAAGTTAGGTtgttgataaaataaatgttttatacatATGAATGCATAGCTGGTCACCTGGCAACAGGCAAAAGACATAGGGCAAGTTAATAGCAGGTTAGCCAGAAATAACAACAGTAGTGTTTCAGTGAACAATGTACAGTGTTGATTAGAAATGTTCAATGTATTTGATTGTCCAAAAGCCAAGTCTAGAGCctttgtgtgacagtgtgataGGTATAACAGTTTCTTGTCTTCCCTTATATGGTCATGGGCAGgacaatacaacaaaaaaataacctaacTTTGAATTTTGCCTGTGtaacacaacaaagtctgtcCTCCTCTGGAGTGACATTAAAATGCCAGTCTCTAATAATGGCTACGCTCCTAGGCgtaactgtgtgtgttgtttaaatTATACTTTACACACAAGGTTCTACACTGTAGCTGTTCTCTATAAATCAGTACGTTTGTAATTTTGGTTTCTGCAGAACATCAACAGACCAGTTTTCTTtatacatgaaaaacattttacaccTAATCTACTGAATATTACAATGAAACCTGTTCTggaaaataaagtacaaaatcGTTCGATAGCAAATCGTTCAGATAGAAAAAAGACTGCAGAACATGTTGACATGCAGATGAAGTTATACCTCAAAACAAGCTAATAACATCCATACCATTAGGGATGCATGGTATTGGATTTTTATCCGATATCCGTTATTTCATATCCGTTaacatattatgcatactcttgtCATTAGACATTAAATATAGTTCTTTTCAATGTACAGGTATGTAGTAGTTATTCATTGTGCaggataagaaaaatacttctgCTCAGGATTGAGGTTTTGTAcatgttccctttttttctaataaaagatatatattgatttgtgatatcagcagaaaccGGCAAGTTGGCTGattgtgatatttcattttaaagctaatatctgctgataccaatGATGTGCCGATATTCTTGTGCGTCCCTGCAtcccatgttttctttcagcGGGTAACTCCACTCACACCATCCTGAAGGGTGTCCAGATGAACAACAAGGCACTGGCTGTAGCTCTGCAAGCCGAAAAGGAAAAAGCAAGACAGGCCAATGCAGTGATCCTGCAGCTGAAAAGGGAGCAACAGGCCCTTTTCCTTCACCTGCTTCTGCTCAAGAAGAAGCTTAAAGAGCAGGAAGCTCTGGCATTGAGTGCTTCAGAGGTATATCTAGGAGACCACTGGTCTGTCCTTTGTTTGTTGATTAATAAGCATGTTAATGATTTTGAGGTACTGTGTGCCATTGTAAagcaaaatgtatattttttttctttctgtgttgaTGTAGAATAAATCTCCCAATGTCTCTGATGAGCCCAAACACCATGTAAATTCGGCAAGgtactttaaaaaactttttaaaaagaaaaaaatattgcataaaaTTTGGTGAAATCTTTTATCCTCAGTTTTATGATGATTAGGAtctattttctctgtttacaGGCGAAAGCGCATCAGCCAGAACCTTGATGAGCCCATTGTTTGCAAAGCTTCACCAATTTGTGCAGgtacgcacgcacgcgcgcgcgcgcacacacacacacacacacacacacaaagaaattaGAGAAAAGAAATCCAGAAATTCCCAAATTAATGCGGACAACTATGATGGAGACCAAGGCACTTTATTCTCAGGTATTTATTCTAAGAGCATAGTCACTCTAAATGACTTTACACGATTACATGGCAGTTGTTGTGCACCGTTTTCTCTGTTGTTAATGAACTATTGTATGTATCCAAAAAATCTAACTGTTGTAATGATAATGTTGATGCCCTTTTCCTCACAGACCCTCAGCTCTCTGAAAAGACTGCACAATCTGACAAGCAGGTTGCGTTGCCACCTACAGTGGGTGTGAGGCGCCGCCATGCAGATagaagaagcaggaggaggtcTGAGCGTGTGCAACAAAATTTGTTGTTGAGTGAGGGGGACCCCATCACGGGCTTGGATCCTTTAATAGCAAGTCCTATTCGCAGTGACAGTGAAAATACTAATAAACTACAGCAAGGAGAAGAGGCAGATTTAGTGGCCCCTGTTGACACTGAGGAGTTTCAGCATTCTACTCCTGAACCTGCCCcacctaaaaacaacaacaacaaccagcaGCGGCCCTGCAGGAAAaaagctcagcagcagcagcagctgcagccccGCGCCAAAGCAGAATCTGCTGCACGTAAAGCAGAGAGAGGCCGTAAACCAGAGCGTGCCCCTTTGAAGAAACCTTGGGAGAATCCCAAACCCAGAGCTCGCTCTAAGAGTCGGGATCGGTCAGCCACACGGGCCAAAACAGCACCTCCGTCGCAGGGGAATAAGCTCAACACGTCACTGGGATTTAATGACACGTTTGATTTTGACTGCGAGGAGGAGGTTCACGTCACACCATTCAAAGCCAAGGCAGAGGACAATCAGCTGTCCACACCCATCAGCGAGGAGACTCCAATAACTGAAGCTTCACCTGTGGTTTCCAAACAGAATGACTCCAGCTCGTCATCACCCTCTTCTGAATCAGAGGACAGCCTTTATGTCCCTCAGAAGAGCAGACGAAGGCAGGTTTCCCCCGACAAGACCAAAGTGATCTCCACTCGTAGAGGCCGGCCCTCTCGACGCGCTAGTCAGAAGGACAACCCTCCAAAACAGGAGATCTCTGGTGAGCATTTGACTTGTCGTTCCTAAGTTGAATGTCATGTAATTTGTGGTCTACACAGTAAAGATTGTTgaaatttaaagtatttatttccttttatgttttgtagtCTGCAGAGACGAGGAGTCAGGTCCTCAGACTGTAGAACcagaaaagaaagaagctcATCACTCCCCTGACTCTAGCTTCTCAAACAGCCCTGACCCAGTTATGATGACGCAGAAAAATCACCAAGGTGAGTAAATGCTCAAATGAAACACGCTGACTTTGTGTCTCTTATAACAGTGTTGCAGTGCTCAGGTTCTGATGGCCCTCAGGAAgctggaaagaaaaacacagtgttgATTTGCATTTAGTTAGTGAGTTAATGAGAGTATTGTTTTAGCATTATAAGAAACTTCCGGGGGaaaaaattctgctgtttttctgaattaacaagatAGCAATTGTGtaaaatctcctttttttcattaattcaggaaaacaagcagatttttttcccaggtgattgcatttcatttccattttcatgGGCTTACCCTATAATGTCTCTGTATTTAGGCAGTAGTAAGACGCAGCTACACATTGCTCTTTTATCACAAGTTGTTCGATagcttttatcattttttatcatttatctgTGTCATTGTCTTTAACTAATAGTCCTTCCTTGACCACTGATGAATGCTCAAAGCTACAgcatgaaaatattaattagtAACCATTATCTTAAAAATAACATGACATATGATGTGATAAAATGAAGTGTTTGCCTTCAGGCAGTGTGATATTAATAGATACTTTCTGGATATCCATCTGTTGGTTTGATAGAGGTTTCAGTCACCTCCATATTTATGGGCTGTCTTCATTAAGTCTGTGTATTCATTCAGAAGTAATAAGCAACAAcgaattttccttttttcacaacttggttcattgttttttaaacactgtatcATTGTCCATTACTCATTGTCCTTCCGTGAGTGCCAGATAAATACACAAAGCTACgtcacaaaaatattaattactCACAAAGACTGTATACAAGATAGACAACATGTGTCTGCTTCCtcaaactgtacaaaaatgaagttGAAATATCCTGAGTGTGGTCGTTGTCATTTTGCGCTGCTGATGTCATTTGGAGTCAAAGTGTGCACAGTAATGACTGGCTGGTGGTATTAAGTGGTATCAAGGTTCAGCCCATACACCTATCTGACCCAATCGAAAGCCAATCATAGCTGTCATGTATGAGGTTACACCCCTATTTTACACTTGactgtctgttgttgttgttgatagTTATTTGTGAGATCAAGATGATTACATGTGTTACCTTGTCCTGGTTTTTCAGAGCCTCACAGAGAACTTATTGGGAAGGATTCTTTGCTGCCTGTTAGCCCTCTGGTTGAAGCTGAGATGATGAGAATAGACAGTGTCCTGTCCAATTTCCAAGATTCTTCTGGTGAAGCTCCTCTTTTACCCCACCAAACACAGCAGAGGGTCAAGACATGCAAGAAACGTATGTTTAGTTGTCACTTCCAAAATCTGCTTGTTAACATAAAATCTCACAGTATGACTGCTAAAAGATGAGCTTTGTCACAACATCACATTTCCATTGTATTGTCAGTGCACAATGCATTTGTTTCCTTGCACTCTGTCTTTTCAGTACTCACTGGTGTGTGCACAGGAATACACTCAACtcctgttgtttcttttttatgcttttggaTCACATCTTCCTTCACGTTTCCACAGGTGGGCTTGGTGTAAGGACAGCAGGGCGGGGCTTGAGTCTGTGTGATGTGACCAATCTGTCCCCTGCAGCCTATCGCAAGTTCTCCTCTGGTGGCTCACGGCCTTCTGATGCCCGATGCTCCACCCCTGTTCCTGCTCGCAAGCGGCGCTGCACCATGGCGGTGGACTACAAGGAACCCACGCTAAATGCGTAAgttcacacactgctgctgcctACTGTAAGTAGTCACATTTTACTGTATGAATGCTCAACAATGCCACTGTCGTCTTGACAGGAAACTTCGGCGTGGAGACAAGTTCACAGACTTGCAGTTCCTCCGCTCTCCTATTTTCAAGCAAAAGTCAGGCAGGAGGTCTGTACAGAAATCAAGGAATTCCATAAGCAGCCAGCAGACATATGAGAAATACAATGAGTCATTTGTCGGATGTCGCTGAAGGCAGCTACCTTGTTGAGTGTTGGCTGGCATTACCAGCTTTGTGCAAAgtgatcattttgtttttcattctcaaacttgtatttttaatgtgaatagtttaagatgttatttttgtgactttgttctctttaaacctaaaaaaaatcttcattcTCTCTTGCATATCCCCTGATTATCTCTAGCCAAATGTGTCCATGactattttaaaaagatggcCATTTCTATGTCATCATTTCACTtcaattttgtatgtttttattatgataTCCTGAATTAGTATGCATGgtatttttgtcacttaatAAATGTGTCTGGCTGGTAAAGGGACAGTGAAAGCAGGATATCTGTAGGGTCTTAAAGTATTAGAAGTTGTAAAATGATATGTCAGTTTAGCGATTAAACTGGTGTTTAATGACACTTTAAAGGCCTACTATGGTCTActatttttatggcatactataccatgacatttgGTAAGAACAGTTACCCATATCTAACACCTTTTCTCTTCTATTTCAGTGTGGTATCACTATATTTTTACTGCTCCTGTGCAATGCCTTAAAACTTTCTGCAGTGATGAAAgaatctatctgtctatcttcAGGGTATACTGTACTATGGAGTTTTAAACACAATAAATTTTGAAGGAATACTATACTGTGCGGAGAAATTCTGTAAATTTTTTGAGGGCATACTCTACGATGACTTCAGGGCATGTTACAGTAGATTATTACATCCGCTGTGGAATACGATGCAATGATAGTTAATGATAATTTTAATAGCATATTATGGCATTTTATCACACTTTTCAAGGAATACTGTTTTATGCAACACATTGTATGGGATACTATaacatactattttttttcatgttgagacatgtcatagtatagatACTAAATAGgctaaaaaacatcataatatagcatgttgaaaaaacaaccaaaaacgccatactatagtttgttgaaaaatgtcaaaatatgacatgtccaaaaaacagctgaaaaccacatagtatagcatgtcagacatggcatagcatagaatgtcaaaacatcataatatagcatgtggaaaaaatgacagaaaatgtcatagtatagtttgtcgttaattgtcaaaatatgacatgtccaaaaaaacagctgaaaaccacatagtatagcatgcgTTCCCACTGCAGATGGTGTCTGCTATCGCCTTCAGGACCTGGGCATGGCGCCAACGTTTATGCTGCTCGCCCAGGGCTTTCGGACAGCAGCTGAGAATATGCTCCAGGGTCCTTCGCTTCAGGCACAGAGGGCAAGCTGGTGACTCCACCTTCCCCCAGCAGAATAGATTGGATGGGCTTGGTAGAACATCGTAGATAGCCTGGATTAAGAACTTATTACAATGAGGTTCGACTTTCCACTCCATCGCTTGCTCCCATCTTGTCCAGGCTCCCTGCTGCCGCATTCCAACCATCCTGTTGCCTCACTCCACCTCCTTGACTGATGCCCGCACCTCCTCCTGGATCAGTGACCTCTTGTCCTTCCCCTGTGCCTTGTCGTAGTGAGGTGTTCTGCTGCTACCCAGTCCAGCTTTTCCACGAGTCACTGTCCCTACCAACACTCTGTGCCTTAGTCATGTCTCAGCGACACCCACGCACTCTGCTGCCCTCCACTTCCATCCTGTCCTGACCTCAATCCCAGCCTGAGAGAGTTTTGGGTGGCAAGACTCGGTACTGCAGCACCTCCCTAGTACAGGTCACCCTGAATTCTTCCTTCTGGCTGCTGATTGGGAGCTTCAGCATGTTGTTCTGCCCGTACACGGGCAATGCTACTCAGGCTCCAAGGTAGTCCCAGCCACTTCCGAAGGAATTGCTGACCTCCTCTCGAAGCCTTTGACAGTGGAGATTGGAACCTCATAGACCAAGAGGAGCCAGAGAACTTGAACTTAACAGGAAGCCCTTTCTTGTCCACTGCTGCTAGCCAGGCTTCCAGCTCTTGGTTGGTCGCTCGGGCGGATGCTGCATCTCTCTGGCTGCAATCAAACATCTTCCCTAGACTCTTCACTGGTTTCTCTGTGATAGATGGTATCTGGGTGCTACCCATTGTGAAGCAGTACGTGTTGATGTGCTTTCCCTTCTTCAGCACTAGCGGTCTAGACTTCACTGGCTTGAATCCCATGCGAGCCCAGGTGATGAGCTCCTCACGGCCCCTCAGCATCCACCTGCTACCTGGGACTGATATTGTTGTGACCGTCAGGTCGTACATGAAGGCCCTAGGTGGCTGTCGCACTCCAGACTTGGTGAGGCACCCACTGTACTGAACCTCAGCAGAATTCACCAGCATGTTCATGCTGAGTGCAAAAAAGGATCACTGAAATGGTACATCCAGTAATAATTCCCTTCTCAAGCCCATCAACTCTGAGGTTGTGGATCCAGCAGAGATTTTCAGACTGAAGTTGTTGGATTTGTCCAGAATGAGGTCCCTGAACTTTCCTGGTAGACGGTTCAGTGCCTGTTCAACCAGCTTGTGGGGTATGGACCCATAGGCGTTGGCAAGGTCCAGCCAAAGCATGACCAGGTCACCCTTGTTCTCCCAGGCTTCCCTAATCAGCTGACACCCTGGTACCCCGGTAGTTCTTCTATACTTGCAAGGTATCCCACTCTGCATTGGGACTGACCTTGCTCTTGCCTGTTAAATCACCCCTTGGACCTTCCAGCTGGGCTCCTTCCTATCAAAGTCCAGATTTTGTGCAGGTGGATAAATCAAATTACAGTGGCCCAGATCTTGCTCGCTGGATTCGTCACTGAAAGTCTTTCTGAGGTGGTGGTTGATCTCAGCTTTGGGGCAGGTGAGCTGACCACTGTGCTTCTGCCCCAGCAGCTGTTTTGTTGAAGCCTAATGGGTTTGCTAGAAAGGCAGCTTGCTTCCTGGCCCTCTCCTTCCTCGGCCTCCCATGCCACTCTGCCCTCCTCAGGGTTGTGAGCTTCTGTGGAGGATGCTGCGCAGCTCTGCAAGTGgttccctctcctcttccctcaCCTCCTTGAATTGCCACCTCAAGCTCTTCAGCTCTTGCCTGAGCTGGTGGATCTTGCTCGCTCAGTTGTTCATAGTGTAGGTTTTTATTTGCTGCTCTCTTCTCCTCCAGGCTGAACTTCTCAGCTGCTAGGCTGATGATGAGGGTAGTCATTGTGTGAATATGTCAATCAGCCTCACCCTCAGCCGTTGCTTCAAAGATGGAATCAACAACTGGAACCATTTCTTCTCCTTGCTGTCTTTGGGCCACTTAACCCGACAATCTTCTGATGCTCTGCTTGGGTCTGGAGCTTGTGTCACTTGGAGACTCTGGACGCTGTGGGGTGGCTCTGGGCCTGGCTCCTCCTGTGTCTCACCAGGGGTATTACCTGAGCATTGTGACACTTGTACGCATCTCATCTTGGCCTGGTGGATCTTCAGGCCACACGGGACACGTCATAgaatagaatgttgaaaaagtgtCCAAAATCATCATATTATAGCGTAttgaaaaaacgaccgaaaatgCCACACTATAGTgtggtgaaaaatgttaaaatatgacaaacaacagctgaaaatcacattGTACGGTATGTTGAGACACGTTGTATTTTACCATGTTGACAAAACGTCTACAAACATCATAACATAACATGTCGAATAAACaaccgaaaaagccatactgtagtatggcgacaaatgtcaaaatattacatgtccggaaaacagctgaaaaccacattaaaccacataaaatagcgtgccaagacatgctatagtataggatgttgcaaaaaagggccataaacaccataaaatagcatgttgaaaaatctaCCACAAAAATAAGCATGTCGAGACATGTCATTGTAAagaatattgaaaaaaacaaaacataatatagcatgtcaaaaaaattaccaaatacgtcatagtacagtatgtcggaaaatgtcaaaatatgacatatcccaaaaactgctgaaaaccacatgaaatagcatgttgagacacacCAAAGTACGCCAAAAACGTGTCTATCGGCTTGCTAGGGACgcttttgcaacatcctatgctatggtgtgtctcaacatgctatttagtatggtttaatgtggttttcagcagttttttggacatgtcatatttttacatttttgccatactatagccttgcttttttgctcattttttcaacatgcaattatGGGTTTTcaggccgtttttggatgttttttcaacactgtataatataacatgcttctacatgttacactaaatggttttcagctgttttttggacatttaaaattttgacattttcggcATAAAataaccttgcttttttgctcattttttaaacatgctattttgtgcggatttgggtcatttctggatcttttttcagcactgtatactataacatgcctctacaagctatactaagtggttttgaaatgctttttggagatgtcaaattttgacatttacgccatactatagccttgcttttttgataatttttctAACCTGCTACTTTATGGGTTTTGGAGAtgcttttggatgtttttcaacactgtatactataacatgccttgtcat from Plectropomus leopardus isolate mb chromosome 18, YSFRI_Pleo_2.0, whole genome shotgun sequence includes:
- the sgo1 gene encoding shugoshin 1 isoform X1; translation: MAKERAQKKSFEQSLEDIKERMKEKRNKRLASASAPNRGRSRMINKSNAGNSTHTILKGVQMNNKALAVALQAEKEKARQANAVILQLKREQQALFLHLLLLKKKLKEQEALALSASENKSPNVSDEPKHHVNSARRKRISQNLDEPIVCKASPICADPQLSEKTAQSDKQVALPPTVGVRRRHADRRSRRRSERVQQNLLLSEGDPITGLDPLIASPIRSDSENTNKLQQGEEADLVAPVDTEEFQHSTPEPAPPKNNNNNQQRPCRKKAQQQQQLQPRAKAESAARKAERGRKPERAPLKKPWENPKPRARSKSRDRSATRAKTAPPSQGNKLNTSLGFNDTFDFDCEEEVHVTPFKAKAEDNQLSTPISEETPITEASPVVSKQNDSSSSSPSSESEDSLYVPQKSRRRQVSPDKTKVISTRRGRPSRRASQKDNPPKQEISVCRDEESGPQTVEPEKKEAHHSPDSSFSNSPDPVMMTQKNHQEPHRELIGKDSLLPVSPLVEAEMMRIDSVLSNFQDSSGEAPLLPHQTQQRVKTCKKRGLGVRTAGRGLSLCDVTNLSPAAYRKFSSGGSRPSDARCSTPVPARKRRCTMAVDYKEPTLNAKLRRGDKFTDLQFLRSPIFKQKSGRRSVQKSRNSISSQQTYEKYNESFVGCR
- the sgo1 gene encoding shugoshin 1 isoform X2, whose protein sequence is MAKERAQKKSFEQSLEDIKERMKEKRNKRLASASAPNRGRSRMINKSNAGNSTHTILKGVQMNNKALAVALQAEKEKARQANAVILQLKREQQALFLHLLLLKKKLKEQEALALSASENKSPNVSDEPKHHVNSARRKRISQNLDEPIVCKASPICADPQLSEKTAQSDKQVALPPTVGVRRRHADRRSRRRSERVQQNLLLSEGDPITGLDPLIASPIRSDSENTNKLQQGEEADLVAPVDTEEFQHSTPEPAPPKNNNNNQQRPCRKKAQQQQQLQPRAKAESAARKAERGRKPERAPLKKPWENPKPRARSKSRDRSATRAKTAPPSQGNKLNTSLGFNDTFDFDCEEEVHVTPFKAKAEDNQLSTPISEETPITEASPVVSKQNDSSSSSPSSESEDSLYVPQKSRRRQVSPDKTKVISTRRGRPSRRASQKDNPPKQEISVCRDEESGPQTVEPEKKEAHHSPDSSFSNSPDPVMMTQKNHQEPHRELIGKDSLLPVSPLVEAEMMRIDSVLSNFQDSSGEAPLLPHQTQQRVKTCKKPYRKFSSGGSRPSDARCSTPVPARKRRCTMAVDYKEPTLNAKLRRGDKFTDLQFLRSPIFKQKSGRRSVQKSRNSISSQQTYEKYNESFVGCR